The Pogona vitticeps strain Pit_001003342236 chromosome 6, PviZW2.1, whole genome shotgun sequence genome contains a region encoding:
- the FYCO1 gene encoding FYVE and coiled-coil domain-containing protein 1 isoform X2, translating to MAGSGGESQLQRIIRDLQDAVTELNKEFAEGGEPITDDCISLHKLSYKLEYLLQFDQKEKSTLLGNRKEYWDYFCDCLAKIKGVNDGIRFVKSISEIRTSLGRGRAFLRYCLVHQRLADTLQQCFMNTKVTSDWYYVRSPFLNPKMTSDIIGHLYELTEVQFDLASRGYDLDSAWPTFARRTLSSFGSSAYLWKPPSRSSSMSSLVSNYLQAQEIPSSPNSNNFLNTEPLEGFDELHMELDQAELRQKELQERIQHLEKENQELQAAIDFGQQQVQTEREKSSHVSKENSRLTKMLEELEKQREISHCTQDTVQDLQKCLQALELNAANKEKECSARLEELESSKKDSDLKVLNLNQELESTRAFVTMKDSCISELTTKLKFTEQKNKELFAKANAFLNEKEQQVTNQCELALKVEELLRKLHEAEQEKANAERLNSKHLSQLKMVEDQLHLKEEMQKGLELRLRNLTTSSREESENLHMNLETVTSERAVLQKELAAKGKEVVDLQIQLKDLLNCVKSLGRKLEEETEEKTKLEEVSSHSKTAVEEEVKNTIEHLVLLEIQLSELSQRVKNLEEQKREIISERDSLRKMIERMEQQGTKQNSSLRNMSEENDKLKSQNAKLLQTNQKLEEKWQGLDASKSSLEEEIIRLRASEKQLQSQIDDAMVSVDEKEKKLRGENKLLDENLQNATRQKQVLEEKLNALQTDYQELKQSEETAKEFISVLQAELQNAKEYGLHMEQSLFSSRQAEESLKLQLTEKSEAFQILESQSRELQGQVERYSKKVEALEAEKTNIEENSLHQAKVIESLSSEKMSVEKAHLEKTAYQEREAKELVSRLALAEKQLYLNQVEVARLQEEIMDLQAKLRQTAVENEKLQNKLDVRGTVLNEQKSLAQQLKEQSELLNRNHVQELLHFQEREEALKNERDQEACQKAELEKSLLDLTEELSKVKQCLEAVNLENLEINDLLHRTNTEMAELGIQICSLTSQKTEAEEKLSQAMEELHATKERAAKEREELQLKLSRLSQEKQGLHEELEESKLCAAVVPDLQTQLTVAERQAQSLQETSKEELSAVKFQLSAEIINFQMKFKTVSEECETLKQELEGQIRRAQAAEEALKELQAVKTDLRTELDLALDQVTKYKAVQQKKDEELVQLKEELKRVQEEVIKRNEQIQDYHGKISKMRSDQDNSEKKLLAELDDLTRTKQFLEERLIELLRDKDALWQKSDALEFQQKLTAEQRWLGDAEVTSCLDCQKEFGWMNRRHHCRMCGRIFCYYCCNNYAMSKQTGKKERCCRECFKKSSDPGSNATQEEPSSSLLASPFSLVHRVLVTNEASKPADDAVFDIITDEEVGQIQERLSIHSESQTEEESLDRSATDLSAYDAKRHLGIWRQNKI from the exons tgactggtattatgtaagaAGTCCCTTCCTTAACCCAAAAATGACTTCGGATATCATTGGACACTTGTATGAATTAACTGAGGTTCAGTTTGATCTTGCCTCTAGGGGCTATGACCTAGATTCAGCATGGCCCACATTTGCCAG GAGAACGTTATCGTCATTTGGCTCCTCAGCGTACCTGTGGAAGCCTCCAAGCCGCAGTTCCAGCATGAGCAGTTTGGTGAGCAACTATTTGCAG GCCCAAGAGATTCCTTCCAGTCCCAACAGCAATAACTTTTTGAACACGGAACCTCTTGAGGGCTTTGATGAGTTGCACATGGAGCTTGACCAGGCTGAGCTGCGGCAGAAGGAACTGCAGGAGCGAATCCAGCACCTGGAAAAGGAGAACCAGGAGCTTCAGGCTGCCATTGACTTTGGGCAGCAGCAAGTCCAGACTGAAAGAGAGAAGAGCAGCCACGTCAGCAAGGAGAATTCCAGGCTTACAAAAATGCTTGAGGAGCTAGAAAAACAACGTGAGATCTCCCATTGCACCCAGGACACTGTTCAGGATCTGCAGAAATGCTTGCAGGCATTAGAACTGAATGCTGCCAACAAGGAAAAGGAATGCTCTGCAAGGCTTGAGGAACTGGAGTCTAGTAAAAAAGACTCTGACTTAAAGGTACTTAACTTGAACCAAGAGCTAGAAAGTACCAGGGCTTTTGTAACCATGAAAGATTCTTGCATCAGTGAGCTTACCACGAAGTTGAAGTTTACCGAGCAGAAGAACAAGGAACTGTTTGCCAAAGCCAATGCCTTCCTGAatgaaaaggaacaacaagttACCAATCAATGTGAACTGGCACTGAAGGTTGAAGAGCTGCTAAGGAAGCTtcatgaagcagaacaggagaaagCCAATGCTGAGAGACTAAATAGCAAACATCTTTCTCAACTTAAGATGGTGGAAGACCAGCTCCATCTGAAAGAGGAGATGCAGAAGGGGCTTGAACTGAGATTGAGGAATCTCACTACTAGCTCCAGAGAAGAATCTGAAAACTTGCATATGAATCTGGAGACTGTCACAAGTGAAAGAGCTGTCCTTCAGAAAGAACTAGCAGCAAAAGGAAAGGAGGTGGTTGACCTTCAAATCCAATTGAAAGATTTATTAAATTGTGTAAAATCATTGGGGAGAAAActtgaagaagaaacagaagagaagacAAAACTTGAGGAAGTGTCCAGCCATTCAAAAACAGCAGTGGAAGAAGAAGTAAAAAACACAATAGAAcatcttgtgttgctggaaattCAGCTATCAGAACTCAGTCAAAGAGTGAAGAATTTagaagagcaaaagagagagattatttcTGAAAGGGACTCTCTCAGAAAAATGATAGAAAGAATGGAACAACAGGGTACCAAGCAGAACTCCTCCCTGAGAAACATGTCAGAAGAAAATGACAAGCTGAAGTCCCAGAATGCAAAGTTGCTGCAAACCAACCAGAAGCTAGAAGAGAAGTGGCAAGGGTTGGATGCTTCTAAATCTTctttagaagaagagattatcaGACTGAGGGCCTCTGAGAAACAGCTCCAAAGCCAGATAGATGATGCAATGGTGTCTGTCgatgaaaaggagaagaaactcCGAGGAGAGAATAAGCTGCTGGATGAAAATCTACAGAATGCCACAAGGCAAAAACAAGTCCTAGAAGAAAAGCTGAACGCTCTGCAGACTGATTACCAAGAATTGAAACAAAGTGAAGAAACTGCCAAGGAATTCATAAGTGTCCTTCAAGCTGAGCTCCAGAATGCCAAGGAGTACGGATTGCACATGGAACAGAGCCTGTTCTCTTCTAGGCAAGCTGAAGAATCCCTGAAATTACAGCTCACAGAGAAAAGTGAGGCATTTCAAATCCTGGAGAGCCAATCTCGGGAGCTGCAAGGACAAGTGGAGAGGTATAGCAAAAAAGTGGAAGCCCTTGAAGCAGAAAAGACCAACATTGAAGAAAACAGCCTTCATCAGGCAAAAGTGATTGAATCCCTTTCTTCTGAAAAGATGTCTGTGGAGAAAGCCCATCTGGAAAAGACAGCTTACCAGGAGAGAGAAGCCAAAGAATTGGTTTCAAGACTGGCTCTAGCTGAGAAACAGTTGTATCTCAACCAAGTGGAGGTGGCTAGGCTTCAGGAAGAAATTATGGACCTTCAGGCCAAACTTCGGCAGACAGCTGTGGAGAATGAGAAGCTGCAAAACAAGCTGGATGTCCGTGGTACAGTCTTAAATGAGCAGAAGTCATTGGCCCAGCAGCTGAAGGAGCAAAGTGAACTGCTCAACAGAAACCATGTCCAGGAGCTGCTTCATTTTCAGGAACGGGAGGAAGCATTGAAAAATGAGAGGGACCAGGAAGCCTGTCAGAAGGCTGAGCTAGAGAAGAGCCTTCTAGACCTCACAGAAGAGTTGTCCAAGGTCAAGCAGTGTTTGGAAGCTGTTAATCTGGAAAATCTGGAAATCAATGACCTTCTTCACAGGACCAACACTGAAATGGCTGAGCTTGGCATTCAGATCTGCTCTTTGACTTctcaaaaaacagaagcagaagaaaagctGTCTCAGGCCATGGAAGAACTCCATGCTACCAAAGAAAGAGCAGCCAAAGAACGAGAGGAGCTGCAGCTTAAGCTTTCAAGGCTCAGTCAGGAAAAACAAGGCCTACATGAGGAACTGGAGGAGTCTAAGCTTTGTGCTGCAGTTGTTCCTGACCTGCAGACTCAGCTGACAGTAGCAGAGAGACAAGCCCAAAGCTTGCAAGAGACCAGCAAAGAGGAGCTCTCTGCAGTCAAATTTCAACTAAGCGCAGAGATTATAAACTTCCAAATGAAATTTAAG ACTGTCAGTGAAGAATGTGAAACCTTAAAGCAGGAACTTGAAGGGCAGATCCGGCGAGCACAGGCTGCAGAAGAAGCTCTCAAAGAGCTGCAG GCTGTGAAAACAGACTTGCGTACAGAACTGGATCTTGCCTTGGATCAGGTAACTAAGTACAAAGCAGTCCAGCAAAAAAAGGATGAGGAACTGGTACAACTTAAAGAAGAGCTGAAAAG AGTCCAGGAGGAAGTTATCAAAAGAAATGAGCAAATTCAAGACTATCATGGTAAAATCAGCAAGATGAGATCAGATCAAGACAACAGTGAGAAAAAATTACTGGCTGAACTGGATGATCTGACTAGAACCAAGCAATTCCTGGAAGAACGGCTGATTGAACTTCTCAG GGACAAGGATGCCCTTTGGCAGAAGTCAGATGCTCTGGAGTTTCAGCAAAAGCTCACAGCAGAGCAAAGATGGCTTGGTGATGCAGAAGTAACATCTTGCCTGGATTGCCAAAAGGAATTTGGTTGGATGAATCGTCGACACCATTGCAG GATGTGTGGACGCATTTTCTGCTACTACTGCTGCAACAATTATGCCATGTCGAAACAAACTGGCAAGAAGGAGCGCTGTTGTCGGGAGTGCTTTAAAAAGTCCAGTGACCCTGGGTCAAACGCTACCCAAGAAGAACCATCATCAAGTTTGCTGGCCTCACCATTTTCCCTGGTCCATAGAGTTTTGG TTACAAATGAAGCCTCTAAACCTGCAGATGATGCAGTGTTTGATATAATCACAGATGAGGAAGTGGGCCAAATACAGGAACGTCTCTCCATTCACAGTGAAagccaaactgaagaagaatctCTGGATCGCAGTGCGACTGACCT GTCAGCCTATGATGCAAAGCGACATCTTGGTATCTGGAGGCAAAACAAGATCTAG
- the CXCR6 gene encoding C-X-C chemokine receptor type 6 translates to MATEEDYDYAYSNATYNEDNYRYMKFLEFMGTFLTCMYSTACIFGVLGNALVLIILIFYEKMKALSDVFLVSLAVADFCFLCTLPFWAYSAAKEWIFHTLPCKIIRGLYTLNLYGSMLTLTCITIDRYFAIVLATKAYISQAKRKVWGVAACILVWVISLGFALPQFIFSKEIQNDKKVCSVNYPSYHMEVFTEVTQMVLGFFCPMFIMLIFYSIIVNTLFRARGFHKHKSLRIILAIVVTFIITQSPYNLLKLSRAIDKNVILDHAFEYALIVTEAIAYFHSCLNPVLYFFIGVKFRKHLMKILKNTRHAKHKLFAKQWQTTEDDSSKTCTDTHHVEETSMDPL, encoded by the coding sequence ATGGCCACGGAAGAAGATTATGACTATGCGTATTCCAATGCCACATATAATGAAGACAATTACAGATACATGAAATTTTTAGAGTTCATGGGAACCTTCTTAACCTGCATGTATTCCACTGCCTGCATCTTTGGGGTGTTAGGAAACGCGTTGGTTCTTATCATTCTCATTTTCTATGAGAAAATGAAAGCTCTAAGTGATGTATTTTTAGTGAGTTTGGCAGTAgctgacttttgttttctttgtacattGCCATTCTGGGCCTATTCTGCTGCCAAAGAGTGGATCTTTCATACTTTGCCATGTAAAATCATCCGAGGCCTATATACTTTAAATCTATATGGTTCTATGCTAACTCTTACCTGCATAACTATTGACAGGTATTTTGCTATTGTCCTAGCTACCAAAGCTTACATAAGTCAAGCCAAAAGAAAAGTCTGGGGTGTTGCAGCTTGTATTTTGGTTTGGGTGATTTCTCTGGGCTTTGCTTTGCCACAATTTATATTTAGTAAAGAGATTCAAAATGACAAAAAGGTATGTTCTGTAAATTATCCTTCATATCACATGGAAGTTTTCACAGAAGTAACCCAGATGGTTCTTGGATTCTTCTGCCCTATGTTTATCATGCTTATTTTCTACTCAATCATTGTGAACACATTATTCAGAGCCCGGGGTTTCCACAAGCACAAATCCTTGCGAATAATACTTGCTATCGTTGTGACATTCATTATTACACAGAGTCCATACAACCTATTGAAACTCAGCCGTGCCATAGACAAAAATGTCATTCTGGATCACGCTTTTGAATATGCTTTGATTGTGACAGAAGCCATTGCTTATTTCCACAGTTGCCTTAACCctgttctctatttctttattGGCGTGAAGTTTCGGAAGCATTTGATGAAAATTCTTAAAAATACTAGACATGCTAAACATAAACTATTTGCAAAGCAATGGCAAACAACTGAAGATGACAGCTCAAAAACCTGTACTGACACACATCATGTAGAGGAAACAAGCATGGATCCATTGTAA